In Sphingobacterium sp. PCS056, the following proteins share a genomic window:
- a CDS encoding TonB-dependent receptor, producing the protein MKYNIMTLAFSMATGALFPMVLHAQNSTQLFGKTYDEAGALVSGITLTVNGSKQVTTSNESGEFTFGEAITFPVIIHASAIGYVDQKITLSASNWNVKKGLSLVLIKDNKTLDEVLITGRRNKSYLTNDLELGGKFSGKLKNLPQSVSVLSRAFIEDKQAFTTGALFQDLAGVTEASSYDDVVIRGFKSGYETGVRLVNGLRSGYGYGNSYYNTPLTLNLESLEVLKGPGASLFGDVVPGGTINMTTKKPLDTFKGNIGFASGSFQTMRTTLDLGGPLDSAKRILYRFNAGYEDTKTFRDVNRQKRILVAPSFTFKPVAGTQVDVDVVYNQFNGYLDRGMGIKANDFYALPRSFTLSQPSDFYNAKTFSLSGRLSQKITENLSLHLSYMKSVYEEDVNEHRTLNTFADAPKNTIMNMRFFDRHGKDYTDNVVGYFKWDHYGAVVDHHIVVGVDFAEYRGDQENQLREARQKTVNGQVVPLTFDLNNPTYTTHDLTSYVWREHVAYPFLSPYKTTGKYIQDQMSIADKLKVIVGLRHEHYASETIDGQKRFHATQNVWLPRAGLTYELNKQINYFASYSQGFVPVGASYIQNYQDYGADKPFVPERSFQLETGFKTGFFKDQLQMDLSLFRIERQNMMIATGVILDSGFSEYRQSGKAISEGVELDLRGQLTKEFQIMANYTYNHTDVKASSIASEVWESLPGAPENMASAWLKYVFSQHALKGLGFGAGAYYVDSRRMDNSIGKDSDGQAMWGYWPSYTTVNAAVYYHIGALKMAVNVNNVFDKYYFLGGFDYTRAFPGAPRNVMVSLGYAF; encoded by the coding sequence ATGAAATATAATATAATGACCTTGGCTTTTTCAATGGCTACAGGTGCTCTTTTCCCAATGGTTTTGCATGCGCAAAATAGTACTCAACTATTTGGCAAAACATATGATGAGGCAGGAGCTCTTGTCTCTGGAATAACATTGACTGTTAACGGTTCAAAGCAGGTGACAACTTCCAACGAGTCAGGGGAATTTACTTTTGGCGAAGCGATCACTTTTCCAGTCATCATCCATGCTTCTGCAATTGGTTATGTGGATCAAAAAATAACACTTTCTGCGAGTAACTGGAATGTAAAAAAAGGTCTATCTCTTGTCTTGATTAAAGATAATAAAACTTTGGATGAGGTGTTGATTACCGGGAGACGTAACAAATCATATCTCACCAATGATCTGGAATTGGGGGGTAAGTTTTCTGGGAAATTAAAGAATCTACCACAATCTGTTTCTGTTTTAAGTCGAGCGTTTATTGAAGATAAACAGGCTTTTACGACAGGTGCATTGTTTCAAGATCTGGCAGGGGTGACCGAAGCATCTTCTTATGATGACGTGGTTATCCGTGGTTTTAAAAGTGGATATGAAACCGGTGTGCGTTTGGTTAATGGTCTGCGTTCGGGATATGGTTATGGTAACAGTTACTACAATACACCATTGACATTGAACCTGGAAAGTCTCGAAGTCTTGAAAGGTCCGGGAGCTTCTTTGTTTGGTGATGTAGTACCAGGTGGTACGATTAATATGACCACAAAGAAACCTTTGGACACTTTTAAGGGGAATATCGGTTTTGCATCTGGAAGTTTTCAGACGATGCGTACAACACTGGATCTGGGAGGGCCTTTGGATAGTGCTAAGCGTATTTTATACCGTTTCAATGCGGGTTATGAGGACACGAAAACTTTTCGTGATGTCAATCGTCAAAAAAGAATTTTAGTCGCACCATCTTTTACTTTTAAACCAGTAGCTGGTACACAGGTGGACGTTGATGTGGTTTATAATCAATTTAATGGTTATCTCGATCGGGGTATGGGAATTAAAGCAAATGATTTTTATGCTTTACCACGTTCATTTACATTAAGTCAACCTTCGGATTTTTATAATGCGAAGACATTTTCACTGAGCGGTAGGTTGTCGCAAAAGATTACGGAGAATTTAAGCTTACACTTGAGCTATATGAAATCGGTGTATGAAGAAGATGTTAATGAACATCGGACCTTGAATACATTTGCTGATGCTCCTAAAAATACAATCATGAATATGCGTTTTTTTGATCGTCATGGTAAAGATTATACGGATAATGTCGTTGGTTATTTTAAATGGGACCATTATGGTGCTGTGGTAGATCATCACATCGTAGTGGGAGTTGATTTTGCGGAGTACAGAGGTGATCAGGAAAATCAGTTGCGGGAAGCTAGACAAAAGACGGTGAACGGACAGGTTGTACCTCTGACATTTGATTTAAACAATCCAACTTATACGACACATGATCTAACTTCTTACGTCTGGCGAGAGCATGTAGCTTATCCATTTTTAAGTCCTTATAAAACTACAGGAAAATACATACAAGATCAGATGTCGATTGCTGATAAACTTAAAGTTATCGTAGGATTACGTCACGAGCATTATGCTTCCGAGACTATCGACGGGCAGAAGCGCTTCCATGCGACACAAAATGTCTGGTTGCCACGTGCGGGATTAACGTACGAACTGAATAAGCAGATCAACTATTTTGCGAGCTATTCTCAGGGTTTCGTCCCAGTGGGTGCCAGTTATATCCAGAATTATCAGGATTATGGTGCAGATAAACCTTTTGTTCCAGAACGTAGTTTTCAATTGGAAACTGGCTTTAAAACTGGTTTTTTTAAAGACCAGCTGCAGATGGATCTTTCTCTATTCCGTATAGAACGTCAAAATATGATGATCGCAACGGGTGTGATATTAGATTCTGGATTTTCTGAATATCGTCAATCTGGAAAAGCAATTTCTGAGGGTGTTGAACTGGATCTTCGTGGTCAATTGACCAAAGAATTTCAGATTATGGCAAACTACACTTATAATCATACTGATGTGAAGGCATCATCGATCGCTTCTGAGGTTTGGGAATCATTACCGGGAGCTCCTGAAAATATGGCAAGTGCTTGGTTAAAATATGTGTTTTCACAACATGCTTTGAAAGGCCTTGGTTTTGGTGCAGGGGCGTATTATGTGGATAGTCGTCGCATGGATAATAGTATCGGTAAAGATAGTGATGGTCAAGCGATGTGGGGTTACTGGCCTTCTTATACTACCGTAAATGCTGCGGTATATTACCATATCGGTGCATTGAAGATGGCTGTTAATGTCAATAATGTGTTTGATAAGTATTACTTTTTGGGTGGCTTTGATTATACACGTGCATTTCCTGGAGCACCGCGCAACGTGATGGTTTCGTTAGGTTATGCTTTTTAA
- a CDS encoding GNAT family N-acetyltransferase, with amino-acid sequence MKNISIYHVGSEHVAEVLPYVLNFRRKLFPMLDPNQVPKDLAVFEYVYLQNSAGTFLQARTEDGRLIGVIGMLNYDYRFPHVDIDARKTVEVARLFVDPHYRRTGLGTALFQSLLVVAREKQIERLYLHTHPFLEGAYEFWVRQGFRLIEYCDESGFPTMHMELMVSGLKDLNASDEDLKLGSMPSIEVCKLVK; translated from the coding sequence ATGAAAAATATTTCAATATATCATGTTGGATCCGAACATGTCGCGGAGGTACTACCCTATGTTCTGAATTTCAGAAGAAAACTATTTCCGATGTTGGATCCGAATCAGGTGCCAAAAGACCTAGCGGTATTTGAATATGTTTACTTACAGAACAGCGCCGGAACTTTTTTACAGGCAAGAACAGAGGATGGTAGATTAATCGGCGTGATCGGTATGCTCAATTACGATTACCGTTTTCCACACGTGGATATTGATGCGAGAAAAACGGTTGAAGTAGCCCGTTTATTTGTAGATCCTCACTATCGTAGGACTGGACTGGGGACAGCGTTGTTTCAAAGCTTACTCGTGGTAGCAAGGGAAAAACAGATCGAAAGACTTTATTTACATACCCATCCATTTTTGGAAGGTGCATATGAATTTTGGGTGCGGCAGGGTTTCCGACTGATAGAGTATTGTGATGAATCCGGATTTCCCACTATGCACATGGAGCTGATGGTGAGTGGATTGAAAGATCTTAACGCGTCGGATGAGGATTTGAAACTCGGAAGCATGCCATCAATAGAAGTTTGTAAGCTCGTGAAATAA
- the ureA gene encoding urease subunit gamma produces MHLLPRETEKLLLHVAGELAKKRMARGVKLNYPESIAYISSELMEGARDGRTVAELMQYGATLLTREDVMQGVPEMIHDIQIEATFPDGTKLVTVHNPIR; encoded by the coding sequence ATGCATTTATTACCTAGAGAGACGGAGAAGCTGTTGCTTCATGTAGCTGGTGAACTCGCAAAAAAGCGTATGGCCAGAGGTGTCAAATTAAATTATCCAGAATCTATTGCGTATATCAGCAGTGAACTTATGGAGGGTGCACGTGATGGTCGAACTGTTGCAGAACTGATGCAATATGGAGCCACTTTGTTGACTCGTGAAGATGTGATGCAGGGTGTTCCTGAGATGATCCACGATATACAGATCGAGGCAACTTTTCCTGACGGAACCAAATTGGTGACCGTACATAATCCTATTCGTTAA
- the ureC gene encoding urease subunit alpha gives MSLKVSRLNYAAIFGPTGGDKVRLGDTEIIIEVEKDYAYYGDEAKFGGGKTIRDGMCQSSVHTRDEGTLDLVITDAIIIDHWGIVKGDIGIKDGKIVGVGRAGNPDTMDNITPNMIIGASTEVHGGAGYIVTPGGIDTHIHYISPTQTETALYSGITTMIGGGTGPADGTNATTVTPGKWNIRKMMQAVEALPMNFGFFGKGNVGTEQPIVEQIEAGVLGVKIHEDWGATPATIDRALSVADKYDVQVAIHTDTLNEAGFLEDTMAAINGRVIHTFHTEGAGGGHAPDIIKSAMYPNVLPASTNPTRPFTKNTIDEHLDMLMVCHHLSKDIPEDVAFADSRIRPETIAAEDILQDRGVFSIMSSDSQAMGRVGEVILRTWQTADKMKKQTGALPEDEGTGNDNFRVRRYVAKYTINPAIAHGISKYVGSIEQGKIADMVIWRPALFGAKPEMIIKGGMIIASKMGDANASIPTPQPIILRTMYGGYGKALTETCFNFVSKISIEKGIKEEYGLNKTLLPVENCRNISKKDMIHNDATPEIIVNPENYEVSVDGEVIKCEPIDQVALGQLYFLF, from the coding sequence ATGAGCTTAAAAGTTAGTAGATTAAATTATGCGGCGATATTTGGTCCAACAGGAGGAGATAAAGTTCGCTTAGGAGACACAGAAATCATCATTGAGGTCGAGAAAGATTATGCATACTATGGTGATGAGGCAAAGTTTGGGGGCGGTAAAACTATTCGTGATGGTATGTGTCAATCTTCGGTGCATACGCGTGATGAAGGTACATTGGATTTAGTGATTACAGATGCGATTATCATTGACCACTGGGGTATTGTAAAAGGTGATATCGGGATCAAAGACGGAAAAATCGTTGGTGTAGGTCGTGCTGGTAATCCGGATACGATGGATAATATCACACCAAATATGATTATTGGTGCTTCGACTGAAGTGCATGGTGGTGCTGGATATATTGTCACTCCAGGTGGTATCGATACACATATTCACTATATCAGTCCTACCCAAACAGAAACAGCTTTATACAGTGGTATTACGACTATGATCGGTGGTGGTACTGGCCCTGCTGATGGTACGAATGCGACAACGGTAACACCAGGTAAATGGAATATCCGGAAGATGATGCAAGCAGTGGAGGCTTTACCGATGAACTTTGGTTTCTTCGGTAAAGGTAATGTGGGTACAGAACAACCGATCGTCGAGCAGATCGAAGCGGGTGTACTGGGAGTGAAAATTCATGAGGATTGGGGCGCTACTCCTGCTACTATTGACCGTGCGCTTTCTGTAGCCGATAAATATGATGTGCAGGTAGCGATTCATACCGATACGTTGAATGAAGCTGGATTTTTAGAAGATACGATGGCAGCGATCAATGGTCGTGTCATCCATACTTTTCATACGGAAGGTGCTGGTGGTGGTCACGCACCGGATATCATTAAATCGGCGATGTACCCGAACGTATTGCCTGCGTCTACAAACCCGACTCGTCCGTTTACGAAAAATACGATTGACGAACATCTGGATATGTTGATGGTCTGTCACCATTTAAGTAAAGATATTCCTGAAGATGTTGCTTTTGCAGATTCTCGTATTCGTCCTGAAACGATTGCTGCGGAAGATATTTTACAAGATAGAGGTGTTTTCAGTATCATGAGTTCTGATTCTCAAGCCATGGGACGTGTAGGTGAGGTGATTCTCAGAACATGGCAGACTGCTGATAAGATGAAAAAACAGACTGGTGCACTTCCAGAAGATGAGGGTACCGGAAATGATAATTTCAGAGTTAGACGTTATGTGGCTAAATATACGATCAATCCTGCCATTGCACATGGTATCTCTAAATACGTGGGTTCAATCGAACAGGGTAAAATAGCGGATATGGTGATCTGGCGCCCAGCTTTGTTTGGGGCTAAACCTGAAATGATCATTAAGGGCGGAATGATTATCGCTTCGAAAATGGGAGATGCTAATGCTTCTATTCCTACTCCTCAGCCCATCATTTTGCGCACGATGTATGGTGGTTATGGTAAAGCATTGACGGAGACTTGTTTCAACTTTGTTTCTAAAATTTCAATTGAAAAAGGAATTAAGGAGGAGTATGGACTAAATAAAACATTACTACCTGTGGAAAACTGTCGGAATATCTCCAAAAAAGATATGATCCACAATGATGCTACTCCAGAAATCATCGTGAATCCAGAAAACTATGAAGTGAGTGTCGATGGTGAGGTGATCAAATGTGAACCGATTGATCAGGTTGCTTTGGGACAATTGTATTTCTTGTTTTAA
- a CDS encoding urea transporter yields MRDQVLAYIKAFFRGFGQIMLQANAWTGILFIGAILYDSTLMGTAGILANIVGFATAKILKYDEEHINNGLFGFNASLFGVALVFYFEANIWIWMTLILGSMLTTLMMGFALKRNLPAFTFPFIAVTWISLYILSIPQLAMPTVSQHFVDIQEMDDFLIEGHAFGQVIFQGSLIAGLIFFLGVFMSNPMAALYAFAAVIISIYLSHYGHESETMISNGTFSFNAVLCGIALSGTRVRDGLYVLIAVVIATYCDHVLVHYGWTTLTFPFVVAMWAMEPVKRLDKWIVGRFEETFKSRLS; encoded by the coding sequence ATGAGGGATCAAGTTTTAGCTTATATAAAAGCTTTTTTTAGAGGTTTCGGACAGATCATGTTGCAGGCTAATGCTTGGACAGGCATATTATTTATCGGTGCTATTTTATATGACTCGACTTTGATGGGTACGGCTGGTATATTGGCCAATATTGTCGGATTCGCAACAGCGAAAATCTTAAAATACGATGAAGAGCATATCAATAATGGATTATTTGGTTTTAATGCTTCTTTGTTTGGTGTTGCCCTGGTTTTCTATTTTGAAGCGAATATCTGGATCTGGATGACATTGATTCTTGGTTCCATGTTGACCACTCTGATGATGGGTTTTGCGCTCAAAAGAAATTTACCTGCTTTTACTTTTCCTTTCATAGCTGTTACCTGGATTTCACTGTATATTCTGAGTATCCCACAGCTTGCAATGCCTACTGTATCGCAACATTTTGTTGATATCCAAGAAATGGATGATTTCTTGATCGAGGGACATGCTTTTGGACAAGTGATCTTTCAAGGAAGCCTGATTGCGGGATTGATCTTTTTCCTTGGGGTATTTATGAGCAATCCGATGGCTGCACTTTATGCTTTCGCAGCGGTGATCATCAGCATTTACCTATCTCATTATGGTCATGAATCGGAAACGATGATCAGCAACGGAACGTTTAGTTTCAATGCTGTACTCTGTGGTATTGCTTTAAGTGGTACTCGTGTACGGGATGGATTATATGTTCTTATTGCTGTCGTGATTGCTACTTATTGTGATCATGTGCTTGTGCACTACGGTTGGACGACATTGACTTTTCCGTTTGTAGTGGCTATGTGGGCTATGGAACCTGTTAAACGTCTGGATAAATGGATTGTGGGGCGGTTTGAAGAAACGTTTAAAAGCAGATTATCATAA
- a CDS encoding ABC transporter ATP-binding protein: MIPTIATQQLSFSYGNDVILRDVNISFPKGKLSIILGRNGSGKSTLFNVIAGLEKQYSGQVFIGDVERKKIKVGNNDQLRLGFLNQFHQMTFPYQVFDVILTGRASFSRFSPSQEDREAVHAILKKFDLEHLKDKPYTELSGGERQLILLCRVLVQQPDVLMLDEPTNHLDLNYQMAVLRTARELVKEGTTVLCIMHDPNLAFMFGDQFYLMRDQTVLDINGLEREEVKNLLEETYELPLLSLEKQGKWIFVPMLNENQ, encoded by the coding sequence ATGATACCTACGATTGCTACACAACAATTATCTTTCTCATATGGCAACGACGTCATATTGCGTGATGTAAATATCTCTTTTCCAAAGGGAAAATTATCGATCATACTGGGTCGAAATGGCAGTGGGAAATCGACCTTGTTTAATGTGATTGCGGGGTTGGAAAAACAATACAGCGGTCAGGTATTTATAGGTGATGTGGAACGGAAAAAGATCAAGGTCGGTAACAATGATCAGTTGCGCTTGGGTTTTCTCAATCAATTTCATCAAATGACTTTTCCTTATCAAGTGTTTGATGTGATCTTGACAGGAAGGGCTTCTTTTTCGCGGTTCTCACCAAGTCAAGAAGATCGTGAAGCGGTACATGCGATTTTAAAAAAGTTTGATCTGGAGCATTTGAAAGATAAACCGTATACCGAACTGTCTGGTGGAGAACGGCAGCTGATCTTGTTGTGCCGTGTGTTGGTGCAGCAACCTGACGTGCTGATGTTGGATGAACCTACCAATCACTTGGATCTCAACTATCAAATGGCGGTTTTACGAACAGCTAGGGAGCTTGTTAAAGAAGGTACAACAGTTTTATGCATTATGCACGATCCTAATCTAGCTTTTATGTTCGGTGATCAATTTTACCTCATGCGTGATCAAACTGTTCTTGATATTAACGGTCTGGAACGAGAAGAAGTGAAAAATTTGTTGGAAGAAACATATGAATTGCCTTTGTTGAGTTTAGAAAAACAAGGGAAATGGATTTTTGTTCCAATGCTTAATGAAAATCAATAA
- a CDS encoding FecCD family ABC transporter permease produces MKNIKIIVLLILFPLLLFVLSLTIGSTQHIGLVELVQRMCVQLGLIQDQHLLADRSLNTILWQVRLPRVLLTFMVGAALASSGGVLQAIFRNPIVDPFTLGISSGSAFGAALAMLFPIMSVNLSAFIFGVCAVGLTYLVSYSGARTSIVGMVLAGLVISGVFTALLTLLQYLSDPYKLQAIVQWTMGNLHTASWSKVYHAIGPISVGLFVIVLYRWKLNLLSLGDQEALAIGVNPRVIKLILIGVATMITASAVAAVGVISLFGLIVPHISRMIFGPNNNISVWANISIGGSFLLLIDDFSRAVMPFEIPIGVFTMIVGAPLFIYLMRRNAMNWNS; encoded by the coding sequence ATGAAAAATATAAAAATCATCGTCCTGTTGATCCTATTTCCACTGCTGCTTTTTGTGCTGTCGCTTACCATTGGCTCTACACAACATATCGGTTTGGTCGAATTGGTCCAACGGATGTGTGTGCAATTGGGGTTGATACAAGATCAACATCTACTTGCAGATCGAAGTCTGAATACCATCTTATGGCAGGTGAGATTACCGAGAGTGCTGTTGACTTTTATGGTTGGTGCAGCTTTGGCTTCGTCAGGAGGAGTTCTACAAGCTATTTTCCGTAATCCAATTGTCGATCCGTTTACATTAGGTATTTCTTCGGGATCTGCTTTTGGAGCAGCACTCGCTATGTTGTTCCCGATTATGTCTGTTAATCTCTCCGCCTTTATTTTTGGGGTTTGTGCAGTGGGGCTGACTTATTTGGTTTCGTACTCTGGAGCAAGGACTTCCATTGTAGGGATGGTATTGGCAGGGTTGGTGATTTCGGGTGTTTTCACAGCTCTTTTAACCTTACTACAGTATTTAAGTGATCCATATAAACTGCAAGCTATTGTCCAGTGGACAATGGGTAACTTACATACGGCTTCTTGGTCTAAGGTATATCACGCTATCGGACCAATTTCAGTTGGTTTATTTGTGATCGTACTCTATCGATGGAAGTTAAATCTTTTGTCTCTAGGCGATCAGGAAGCTTTAGCTATCGGTGTCAATCCTAGAGTGATCAAATTGATTTTGATCGGAGTAGCCACCATGATAACAGCATCTGCAGTAGCTGCAGTAGGGGTGATCAGTCTTTTTGGGTTGATTGTTCCACATATCAGCCGTATGATATTTGGCCCTAATAACAATATTTCGGTATGGGCTAATATCAGTATCGGTGGTAGTTTTCTACTCTTAATTGATGATTTTTCTCGTGCTGTCATGCCATTTGAGATTCCGATCGGTGTGTTTACCATGATCGTTGGAGCGCCCTTATTTATTTATTTGATGCGTCGAAACGCGATGAACTGGAACTCATGA
- a CDS encoding urease accessory protein UreD produces MICSLNINVAHREGKSYLKDAYVTQPFRIVPVGQYRRDKGAYLMIMSSSPGLLDGDDHRIQITIDPGAKLQLQTQAYQRLFHMKGKSVQKTEVTLGEGAVFSFVPHPIVPQNSSHFFSHNIIHMQKNCHLILSDIVTCGRKLSGEVFEYNHFQNLTQCYVDGRLILKDNVLLQPDKMPIQDIGILEGFTHQGAFIYLNTAGKAVGDWIEKFHQQYEHLTDIEFGISALQQDGFMIRILGYGAEQLFTIFQEIQQELWDAELLI; encoded by the coding sequence ATGATCTGTTCTTTAAATATCAACGTTGCCCATCGTGAAGGAAAGTCTTATCTCAAGGATGCTTATGTCACACAGCCTTTTCGTATCGTTCCGGTAGGACAATACAGGAGGGATAAAGGGGCATACTTGATGATTATGAGCTCATCACCGGGGTTACTGGATGGTGATGATCATCGGATCCAAATTACGATAGATCCTGGTGCTAAATTGCAATTGCAGACCCAAGCGTATCAGCGTCTTTTTCATATGAAAGGTAAATCGGTACAAAAAACAGAAGTGACGCTCGGCGAAGGTGCGGTGTTTTCTTTTGTTCCGCACCCTATTGTTCCTCAAAATTCTTCTCATTTTTTCAGCCATAATATTATCCACATGCAAAAGAACTGTCACCTCATCTTGAGTGATATCGTGACTTGTGGACGGAAACTGTCGGGAGAGGTTTTTGAGTATAATCATTTTCAGAATCTGACTCAATGTTATGTAGATGGCCGACTGATATTGAAAGATAATGTGCTGCTGCAACCCGACAAAATGCCGATACAGGATATTGGGATATTGGAGGGTTTTACCCATCAGGGAGCATTTATTTATCTCAATACTGCTGGGAAAGCTGTTGGGGACTGGATCGAAAAATTCCATCAGCAGTATGAGCATCTTACGGATATCGAATTTGGAATCAGTGCGCTACAGCAGGATGGGTTTATGATCCGAATATTGGGTTATGGTGCCGAGCAGTTGTTTACTATTTTTCAGGAGATCCAGCAGGAACTGTGGGATGCTGAACTCCTTATTTAA
- the ureG gene encoding urease accessory protein UreG, whose protein sequence is MENRKYVKIGVGGPVGSGKTALLECLCKRLKHELNLAVITNDIYTKEDAEYMAKNSTLSPDRIIGVETGGCPHTAIREDASMNLEAVEELAERFPDLELILIESGGDNLTSTYSPDLADITIFVIDVGEGEKMPRKGGPAITRSDLLLINKMDLAPYVGASLEVMEHDARKMRKGAPFLFSNLKTGTGLDEIIGWIKKYALLHDVAEPNLLR, encoded by the coding sequence ATGGAAAATAGAAAATATGTTAAGATAGGTGTGGGTGGTCCAGTTGGATCTGGAAAAACAGCACTGTTGGAGTGTTTATGTAAACGTTTGAAACATGAATTGAATCTAGCGGTTATTACCAATGATATCTATACGAAGGAGGATGCCGAATACATGGCTAAAAACAGCACGTTGTCTCCTGATCGTATTATTGGAGTAGAGACGGGTGGTTGTCCGCATACAGCTATCCGTGAGGATGCGAGCATGAATCTGGAGGCTGTGGAAGAACTTGCTGAGCGCTTTCCAGATCTTGAATTGATCTTGATCGAGAGTGGCGGTGATAATTTGACCTCAACTTATAGTCCTGATCTTGCGGATATCACCATTTTTGTGATCGATGTGGGTGAGGGAGAAAAGATGCCCCGTAAAGGTGGACCGGCGATTACCCGTTCAGATTTATTGCTGATCAATAAAATGGATTTGGCTCCTTATGTTGGTGCTAGTCTGGAGGTGATGGAGCATGATGCTCGTAAGATGCGAAAGGGGGCTCCCTTTTTATTTTCGAATTTGAAAACAGGAACGGGATTGGATGAAATCATTGGATGGATCAAAAAATATGCATTGCTGCATGATGTAGCTGAACCTAATTTATTGCGTTAA
- a CDS encoding urease accessory protein UreE has protein sequence MIITEITRNIKNEVVNKRCDLLMIEWYESTKRIQRLRTEEGMDIAFKLLGNTSQLHDGDILYEDADKIVVIAIRACDVICIQMLNFLEIAFISCEIGNKHLPLFVKGNELLIPFERTMKSWLDKQGISYTLASRQLLRQLNAHVDANYHRRLKSSTKGIPLFIKA, from the coding sequence ATGATTATTACAGAAATCACAAGAAATATCAAAAACGAGGTGGTCAATAAGCGTTGTGATCTGCTCATGATTGAATGGTACGAATCTACCAAACGTATTCAACGTTTGCGTACGGAGGAGGGTATGGATATCGCCTTTAAATTATTGGGAAACACTTCGCAATTGCATGATGGAGATATTCTGTACGAGGATGCTGACAAAATTGTTGTCATCGCCATCCGTGCTTGTGATGTGATCTGTATACAAATGTTGAATTTTTTGGAGATTGCTTTTATAAGTTGTGAAATCGGAAACAAGCATTTGCCCTTATTTGTGAAGGGCAACGAATTACTGATTCCTTTTGAGCGAACGATGAAAAGCTGGCTGGATAAGCAAGGTATTTCTTATACACTTGCTTCTCGCCAATTACTGCGTCAGTTGAATGCTCATGTCGATGCAAATTATCATCGTCGGCTCAAATCTTCAACAAAGGGGATCCCTTTATTTATTAAAGCATAA
- a CDS encoding urease accessory protein UreF, whose translation MENKFLGKLLHLSDPTLPIGGFTHSNGLETYVQKEIVHNKATAESYVRHNLWYNLKYNDAALMRLAYDATRNLDIDLLRSLDEECTALKSPKEIREASKKLGVRLYKIFSRYKQQPILISWGELIKQKKVDSHYCLVYGMLAALLDIPIREALHGYYYNAAITMVTNAVKLVPLGQLDGQDILFYLHDDLMTLCDETLEVDRDLIGLCNVGFDIRCMQHERLYTRVYIS comes from the coding sequence ATGGAAAATAAATTTCTAGGTAAGCTTCTTCATTTGTCAGATCCCACGTTACCGATTGGTGGATTTACCCATTCTAATGGATTGGAAACCTATGTGCAAAAGGAGATCGTGCATAATAAAGCTACCGCGGAGTCGTACGTGAGACACAATTTGTGGTATAACTTGAAGTATAATGATGCGGCTTTGATGCGCCTTGCTTATGATGCTACCCGCAATCTTGATATCGATCTGTTGCGGTCTTTGGATGAGGAGTGTACGGCATTGAAGAGTCCGAAGGAAATCCGTGAAGCGAGTAAGAAATTGGGTGTGCGCTTGTATAAGATTTTTTCACGATATAAGCAGCAACCGATATTGATTTCTTGGGGTGAATTGATTAAACAGAAGAAAGTGGATAGTCATTACTGTTTGGTGTATGGTATGTTGGCAGCTTTACTTGACATCCCAATCCGGGAAGCCTTGCATGGCTACTATTATAATGCCGCCATAACGATGGTGACCAATGCTGTAAAATTGGTGCCTCTTGGACAGTTGGATGGTCAGGATATTTTGTTTTATCTGCACGATGATCTGATGACTTTATGTGATGAAACGCTGGAAGTGGATCGTGATCTGATCGGTCTTTGTAATGTTGGATTTGATATCCGCTGTATGCAGCATGAACGGTTGTATACACGGGTTTACATTTCTTAA